The following proteins are co-located in the Dyadobacter chenwenxiniae genome:
- a CDS encoding carboxymuconolactone decarboxylase family protein — protein MAHITLPDESLPGIVGLFNFRPETASSLRWLADTLLRGESPLTSGERELIAAYVSHLNDCKFCHMSHASAAMAHLSCDLDQIADIRNGFQEIPVTPKLRALLNIAAKVQKSGKEVSEEDVAAARAEGAIDREIHDTVLIAASFCMFNRYVDGLGTWAPQENEDYREMGQRMAFKGYIPSVEKIAE, from the coding sequence ATGGCGCATATCACATTGCCCGACGAATCACTTCCGGGGATCGTTGGCCTGTTTAATTTTCGTCCCGAAACAGCTTCTTCACTGCGCTGGCTTGCAGATACCTTGTTACGAGGGGAGTCTCCGCTTACCAGTGGCGAACGCGAACTCATTGCCGCTTACGTTTCCCATCTGAACGACTGCAAGTTTTGCCACATGTCACACGCTTCGGCTGCGATGGCGCACTTGTCTTGTGATCTGGATCAGATCGCCGATATCCGAAACGGATTTCAGGAAATTCCTGTCACGCCAAAACTGCGTGCGCTGCTTAATATCGCTGCCAAAGTGCAGAAAAGCGGTAAAGAGGTTTCGGAAGAAGACGTTGCTGCCGCGCGTGCCGAGGGAGCCATTGACCGCGAAATCCATGATACGGTTTTGATCGCAGCGTCATTCTGCATGTTCAACCGTTATGTGGATGGGTTAGGGACCTGGGCGCCTCAGGAAAATGAGGATTACCGCGAAATGGGACAACGTATGGCCTTCAAGGGTTATATCCCTTCGGTTGAAAAAATTGCTGAATAA
- a CDS encoding carboxymuconolactone decarboxylase family protein, with protein MPHIPLPEHLPGITGLLEYNKETAAPIRELTQFLLRGESTLTPGERELIATIVSHNNACKFCTAAHTAAADLLIGNNETCEIMKQDIDATPVSDKMRALLKIAKQVQVLGKAVTKEAIAEAKNNGATDIEIHDTVLIAALFCLYNRYVDGMATVAPSNPEFYQGLGQRLVDNGYNRLANGYDHLKQQKQPS; from the coding sequence ATGCCACATATACCATTGCCGGAACATTTGCCGGGAATAACAGGTCTGCTGGAATACAATAAGGAAACCGCCGCGCCCATTCGTGAGCTGACACAGTTCCTTTTGCGTGGTGAATCAACATTAACACCCGGAGAAAGGGAGCTGATCGCGACCATTGTCTCACACAACAACGCATGCAAGTTTTGCACTGCTGCACACACAGCCGCTGCCGATCTGCTGATTGGCAACAACGAAACCTGCGAAATCATGAAGCAGGACATTGATGCCACGCCGGTAAGCGATAAAATGAGAGCATTGCTCAAAATCGCCAAACAAGTTCAGGTGCTGGGAAAAGCGGTGACAAAAGAAGCCATCGCAGAAGCGAAAAATAACGGTGCAACTGACATCGAAATCCACGACACGGTGCTGATTGCCGCCTTGTTTTGCCTGTACAACCGCTATGTAGACGGAATGGCCACCGTTGCGCCATCCAATCCTGAATTCTATCAAGGCCTCGGCCAACGCCTCGTCGACAATGGTTATAACAGATTAGCCAACGGTTACGACCATTTGAAACAACAAAAACAACCCTCGTGA
- a CDS encoding TonB-dependent receptor — protein sequence MKRTLLLMFSILCVLYMQNAKAQSTQLSGHIIDNDSQKPLSGVSVSVKGKNTGAITNAEGFFELKTNVPATLVISLIGYARQEMEVASAQAIHVNLVPAAEELNQVVVSASRVEESILRSPVSIEKMDSRAVQQTPSANYFDGLVNMKSLDMVTSSLTYKQINTRGFNTTGNSRFLQLVDGVDNQPSGLGFAMGNLFGPHDIDVESAELIPGAASALYGPIAFNGMLNTRTKNPFEYQGLSAQTKFGVNHIGDGTDLGAKPMYDLAVRYAKAFNNKFAFKAAASYLKGTDWYANDYTDIDPNTPAANRGPNNPGKNALNIYGDEVAQTIPNIGRVSRTGYEEKDLATYGVYSLKLLGALHYRITDKLEAIYQGNFNQGTAQYTGSNRFVINDFKFIQHKLELKGSNFYVRAYSNQERSTNSYNTRALGQQINRTWVKDLAGNTVSPDKADATWFERYTAAYNGAIASVGGKDHSLARAFANQGRILPGTSEYNAAKDRLIQTRGLAGAGILSECSLRHVEGMYDFSSALKFINFQVGGNYRKYYLNTGGTLFDDKDKNLTNEEYGVFAQASKSFWKDVLKLTVSGRYDKNENFAGRFTPRASAVISPNENHHFRASYQTGFRNPTIGDQYIKLNVGPIIILGGAPVNSAGLNAYENSVTIASFGAFASAFGADMAKGTPFPQAVANNKDKLVKSNVPYIKSEKVKSYEFGYKGIIAKKLLFDVNYYYSQYTDFMINTVVARAKSDILLPDGKVNPAAAAELLGADRQLFQLYTNAADKVSIQGVSAGLTYSLPKNYKISANTTWIDFNIGDADQNNVPAFNTPEWKTNLIFGNAKLTDKIGFNVAWHWQSSFDWYGTFTEMQPGKVKSYNLLDAKVSYRIPSLKTIVKLGASNLTNQYIVQAYGSPAVGGLYYVSLNFDQLFR from the coding sequence ATGAAAAGAACTTTACTTTTAATGTTTTCAATCCTCTGCGTTTTGTACATGCAAAATGCAAAGGCACAATCCACGCAACTTTCAGGGCACATTATCGATAATGATAGCCAAAAGCCACTTTCGGGCGTTTCTGTATCTGTTAAGGGAAAAAATACGGGTGCGATCACGAATGCAGAAGGGTTTTTTGAATTAAAAACCAATGTTCCCGCCACGCTGGTCATCTCGCTGATCGGTTATGCGCGTCAGGAGATGGAAGTTGCTTCTGCTCAGGCTATTCATGTGAATCTTGTTCCTGCCGCGGAAGAGCTTAACCAGGTTGTCGTTTCGGCATCGCGGGTGGAAGAGAGCATTTTGCGTTCGCCGGTGAGCATTGAAAAAATGGACTCTCGTGCCGTTCAGCAAACGCCTTCTGCCAACTATTTTGATGGATTGGTCAATATGAAGTCGCTGGATATGGTCACCAGCAGCCTTACTTACAAGCAAATTAATACACGGGGATTCAATACAACAGGCAACAGCCGTTTCCTGCAACTGGTGGATGGTGTTGATAATCAGCCTTCCGGACTTGGTTTTGCGATGGGTAATCTTTTCGGCCCGCATGACATTGATGTGGAAAGCGCAGAATTAATTCCGGGTGCTGCATCTGCGTTATACGGTCCGATCGCATTCAACGGCATGCTCAATACACGCACCAAAAATCCATTTGAATACCAAGGATTAAGCGCGCAAACGAAATTTGGTGTCAATCACATCGGTGATGGGACGGATCTGGGTGCGAAACCGATGTATGATCTGGCTGTTCGTTATGCGAAAGCTTTCAACAATAAGTTTGCCTTTAAAGCCGCTGCAAGTTATCTCAAAGGAACAGACTGGTATGCAAACGATTACACCGACATTGACCCTAATACACCAGCCGCAAACCGTGGTCCCAATAACCCCGGAAAAAATGCGCTGAACATTTACGGCGACGAGGTGGCGCAAACCATTCCAAATATCGGACGGGTGTCACGCACAGGTTATGAAGAAAAAGATCTGGCGACTTACGGCGTTTACAGCCTGAAACTGCTCGGTGCATTGCATTACCGCATTACGGACAAGCTGGAAGCCATTTATCAAGGAAATTTCAATCAGGGAACAGCTCAATATACAGGCAGTAACCGCTTTGTAATCAACGATTTTAAATTTATTCAGCACAAGTTAGAACTAAAAGGAAGCAATTTTTACGTACGCGCCTATTCCAATCAGGAGCGTTCGACAAACTCTTATAACACCCGTGCATTGGGCCAGCAGATCAACCGAACCTGGGTAAAAGATTTGGCTGGAAATACAGTTTCGCCCGACAAAGCGGATGCAACGTGGTTTGAAAGATATACGGCTGCTTACAATGGCGCCATTGCTTCTGTAGGCGGCAAAGACCATTCCCTAGCCCGCGCTTTTGCGAATCAGGGCCGGATTTTGCCCGGAACGAGCGAATATAATGCTGCAAAAGACCGTCTGATCCAGACACGCGGGTTGGCCGGGGCCGGAATTCTCAGCGAATGCAGCTTGCGTCATGTGGAAGGAATGTATGATTTCAGTTCAGCATTGAAGTTTATCAACTTCCAGGTGGGCGGAAATTATCGTAAATATTATCTCAACACGGGCGGGACATTGTTTGATGATAAAGACAAAAACCTTACAAATGAAGAATACGGCGTTTTTGCACAGGCTTCGAAATCGTTCTGGAAAGATGTTTTGAAGCTGACCGTCTCAGGTCGTTATGACAAGAATGAGAATTTTGCCGGACGTTTTACGCCACGTGCATCTGCGGTTATTTCTCCGAACGAAAACCACCATTTCCGCGCATCTTACCAAACCGGTTTCCGTAACCCAACCATCGGCGATCAATATATTAAGCTGAATGTGGGCCCGATCATCATTCTGGGCGGCGCGCCGGTGAACTCTGCCGGATTAAATGCTTACGAAAACTCGGTAACCATCGCTTCTTTCGGCGCATTTGCAAGCGCATTTGGGGCTGATATGGCCAAAGGAACGCCTTTTCCACAGGCCGTTGCCAATAACAAAGACAAGCTGGTAAAATCCAATGTTCCCTATATCAAATCAGAAAAAGTGAAAAGCTATGAGTTTGGTTACAAAGGAATTATTGCCAAGAAACTCTTATTCGACGTCAATTATTATTACAGTCAATACACTGATTTTATGATCAACACCGTGGTGGCAAGGGCGAAATCAGACATTCTTTTGCCGGATGGAAAAGTGAATCCAGCTGCCGCCGCGGAATTGCTCGGAGCAGACAGGCAGCTTTTTCAACTTTATACCAATGCAGCGGATAAGGTTTCCATCCAGGGCGTAAGCGCGGGACTTACTTATTCACTTCCCAAAAACTACAAAATCAGTGCAAACACGACGTGGATCGACTTCAATATTGGCGATGCAGATCAAAACAATGTTCCGGCATTCAACACGCCTGAATGGAAAACCAACCTGATTTTCGGAAATGCTAAACTGACGGACAAAATCGGCTTTAATGTGGCCTGGCACTGGCAAAGCAGCTTCGACTGGTATGGCACTTTCACCGAGATGCAGCCTGGTAAAGTGAAGAGTTACAACTTATTGGATGCAAAAGTTAGCTATCGCATTCCAAGCCTGAAAACGATCGTGAAACTGGGTGCGTCGAACTTGACAAATCAATATATCGTGCAGGCCTACGGCTCTCCGGCAGTGGGTGGATTATATTATGTGAGTCTCAATTTTGATCAGCTTTTCAGATAA
- a CDS encoding MFS transporter, with amino-acid sequence METLELTNLEEKKTSSKWLAFGLCVASYMLSGTVSTLMSVYLPVAIPELKGQAVSQAELGEIGAYVNAIFLYGWMVGGLMFGFVSDRIGRVKSLTLVIGLYGISTCLVTIVPDWYSLLVLRFFAGMGVGGVLLITTVYISEIWQDKNKAVMLGILAVFFPVGIVTTGSLNLIFSDWRSAFAVGFIPVIIAVLVFFLLPESDKWRVTKTHTSKPEGLFFETNRANLLSGSLIFGSVLIGLWGIFSWLPTWVQTLLATGQDGQKERGLVMILLGVGGITGGIFSGMLINKFGKKATLMFTFGTCLVMCCILFLTNSTFSNIVYLETAALAFCFGISQGALSSYIPELFPVSIRGTATGFCFNVGRFFTATAVFFIGSLVAVLGGFGNALLVFTIPFLVALIVTARSK; translated from the coding sequence ATGGAAACGTTGGAACTAACCAATCTGGAGGAAAAGAAAACAAGCTCGAAATGGCTTGCATTTGGCTTGTGCGTAGCGAGTTACATGCTGAGCGGGACGGTTTCCACATTAATGTCGGTTTACCTGCCGGTTGCGATTCCCGAGTTGAAAGGCCAGGCGGTTTCGCAGGCAGAACTTGGGGAGATCGGCGCTTATGTGAATGCGATATTCCTTTATGGCTGGATGGTCGGCGGACTTATGTTCGGCTTTGTCAGCGACCGCATCGGGCGCGTAAAATCTTTAACACTGGTGATCGGGCTATATGGTATTTCTACTTGTTTGGTCACCATTGTACCGGACTGGTATAGTTTGCTTGTATTGCGGTTTTTCGCTGGAATGGGCGTAGGCGGTGTTTTGCTGATCACTACGGTTTACATTTCAGAAATCTGGCAAGACAAAAACAAAGCCGTCATGCTCGGAATTCTGGCCGTTTTCTTTCCCGTTGGAATCGTTACGACAGGCAGTCTGAACCTAATTTTTTCAGATTGGAGAAGCGCTTTTGCAGTGGGTTTTATTCCGGTCATCATTGCAGTGCTCGTATTCTTCCTCCTGCCCGAATCGGATAAGTGGCGGGTAACCAAGACGCATACGAGCAAACCGGAAGGACTGTTTTTTGAAACCAACCGGGCCAATTTGCTTTCCGGCTCGCTGATTTTCGGCTCGGTGCTGATCGGGCTTTGGGGGATTTTCTCCTGGTTGCCAACCTGGGTGCAAACATTACTTGCAACGGGTCAGGATGGTCAGAAGGAGCGGGGGTTGGTGATGATTTTGTTGGGCGTTGGCGGGATAACCGGCGGGATTTTCTCGGGTATGCTGATCAATAAGTTTGGTAAAAAAGCCACATTAATGTTCACATTCGGCACTTGCCTGGTAATGTGTTGCATTCTCTTTTTGACCAACAGCACTTTTTCAAACATTGTTTATTTAGAAACGGCCGCGCTGGCTTTCTGTTTCGGGATCAGCCAGGGCGCTTTGTCAAGTTATATTCCTGAGCTGTTCCCGGTTTCTATCCGGGGAACGGCAACGGGCTTTTGCTTTAATGTGGGACGGTTCTTTACGGCCACGGCGGTGTTTTTCATCGGCTCGCTGGTGGCGGTTTTGGGTGGTTTCGGGAATGCATTGCTTGTGTTCACGATCCCGTTCCTGGTGGCGCTAATCGTCACTGCCAGAAGCAAATAG
- a CDS encoding DUF3179 domain-containing (seleno)protein — translation MRKLLYLGIVGIILYEIAKVYFIMPMPGSQQMNSIDIAYFLHTWRWAFRIVFWVMIIAGCTTALMGKWKWIAVILLMIAGAVTYGTNYEMAADTMFYQPSQVILHNASQNKVKDDRLVIGVEVNGEAKAYPIQFIGYHHQVRDVLGGKPVIVTYCTVCRTGRVFEPIVEGKPDEFRLVGMDHFNAMFEDKRTGSWWRQANGEAIAGPLKGQVLPELAVTQTTVSQWLRLHPNSKIMQPDPSFQAKYDSMSRYESGKGKSALTKTDTTAWKEKSWVVGLKAGSHSKAYDWNVLIKQRVINDRVGETPVALVIAADNKSFFAFQKEVGQEFTIRNDTLFAQNAAYNLLGKPVTGDAMDLKRINAYQEFWHSWRTFHPETAQY, via the coding sequence ATGAGAAAATTACTTTACCTGGGCATTGTCGGCATCATCCTTTACGAAATCGCAAAGGTGTATTTCATTATGCCCATGCCCGGCAGCCAGCAAATGAACAGCATTGATATTGCTTACTTTTTGCACACCTGGCGATGGGCTTTCCGGATCGTTTTTTGGGTGATGATCATTGCAGGCTGCACCACAGCATTAATGGGAAAGTGGAAGTGGATTGCGGTTATTTTGCTGATGATTGCTGGCGCTGTCACTTATGGCACAAACTACGAAATGGCGGCGGACACCATGTTTTATCAGCCATCCCAGGTCATTTTACACAATGCTTCCCAGAACAAAGTGAAGGACGACCGTCTGGTAATCGGTGTGGAGGTTAATGGTGAGGCCAAAGCTTATCCCATTCAATTTATCGGTTACCATCATCAGGTGCGCGATGTGCTTGGCGGAAAGCCTGTAATTGTAACATACTGCACGGTTTGCCGCACCGGAAGGGTCTTTGAACCCATCGTAGAAGGAAAGCCGGATGAATTCAGGCTCGTGGGCATGGACCATTTCAATGCTATGTTTGAAGACAAAAGAACCGGCAGCTGGTGGAGACAAGCAAACGGCGAGGCCATTGCGGGACCATTGAAAGGGCAGGTGCTACCCGAACTCGCGGTTACGCAAACAACAGTTTCCCAATGGCTCAGACTACACCCCAACAGCAAGATCATGCAGCCAGACCCCAGTTTTCAGGCCAAATATGACTCCATGAGCCGCTATGAATCCGGAAAAGGAAAGTCGGCACTTACAAAAACCGACACAACTGCATGGAAGGAAAAATCCTGGGTTGTAGGCTTAAAAGCAGGAAGTCACAGCAAGGCTTATGACTGGAATGTGCTTATAAAACAGCGTGTTATCAATGACCGTGTAGGCGAAACGCCGGTTGCTTTGGTGATCGCTGCGGATAACAAAAGCTTTTTTGCATTTCAAAAAGAAGTCGGGCAGGAATTCACCATTCGAAACGACACATTATTTGCACAAAATGCAGCTTATAACCTGCTCGGAAAACCCGTGACCGGCGATGCGATGGATTTGAAACGGATTAATGCTTATCAGGAATTCTGGCACAGCTGGCGGACATTTCACCCTGAGACAGCGCAGTATTGA
- a CDS encoding TonB-dependent receptor family protein, with the protein MHKKITLLTLLALCVFSQENVFAQAGQTNRQDSEKVLDLKEVTIEERKNVIHTERLPDVQNTYIHAGKKSEVIQLGGVNGNIAEKTGRQIFAKIPGVFVYDMDGSGNQINISTRGLDPHRSWEYNIRQNGVITNSDMYGYPASHYSPAMESIERIELVRGTSSLQYGAQFGGMINYVTKGPDTTKTFSFESINSVGSFGLFSSYNAIGGKVGKLVYSAYYQKRHSNGYRKNAKSDAESQFISLAYEFSKSLRIKAELGRSSYVYQIPGPLTDAMFNADPRQSTRSRNYFNPDIYIPSLVLDWQISPNTQLKFTSSGVYGARNSVMFDAFANVPDTINSLTKSYKARQVDIDNFKSFTSELRILHHYDIAGFKNVLSGGVQLMHNKLRRRQLGKGTTGSDFDLTLTDPAFGRDLYMKTNNVALFLENMIYLTPQWTVSPGLRYENGATDMTGTISYYNPQNLPNKIKHSFPLLGISTQYRLDAQNRIYGGISQAYRPVVFKDIIPGSVWEKVDKNLKDAYGYNAEAGISGGTKNLHYDIGVFQVLINNRMGTVSMREGANAYILRTVTGDTRTRGVEAYIEYIPLRIETSSTPTELSFFTSTSYFDAQYIKGNAVVNNENTSVAGNKVEGVPTWISRNGVQLLYKKLSVTCQYSYVSSNFANPLNTVEPSANGTIGKVPGYGLLDLNATLHINSNYTLRAGVNNVTDKQYFTKRPTMYPGAGVWSSDGRSFGLSFGIKI; encoded by the coding sequence ATGCACAAAAAAATTACCCTCTTAACATTACTCGCACTGTGCGTTTTTTCGCAGGAAAATGTCTTTGCACAAGCAGGCCAAACGAACAGGCAGGATTCGGAAAAAGTCTTGGATTTAAAGGAAGTGACAATCGAAGAACGAAAAAATGTAATCCACACCGAGCGGCTTCCTGATGTTCAAAACACTTATATCCATGCAGGTAAGAAGAGTGAAGTCATTCAGTTGGGTGGTGTAAATGGCAACATTGCTGAGAAAACGGGCAGACAAATTTTCGCCAAAATCCCGGGCGTTTTCGTCTATGATATGGATGGAAGTGGCAATCAGATCAACATTTCGACACGCGGACTGGACCCACACCGCTCCTGGGAATACAACATCCGGCAAAACGGCGTCATTACCAATTCCGATATGTACGGCTATCCGGCCAGCCATTACAGTCCCGCAATGGAATCCATCGAGCGCATAGAGCTGGTAAGAGGAACGTCATCATTGCAATATGGTGCGCAGTTTGGCGGCATGATTAATTACGTGACCAAAGGCCCCGACACGACGAAGACTTTTTCATTTGAAAGCATTAATTCGGTGGGCTCGTTCGGGCTTTTTAGCTCTTATAATGCGATTGGCGGCAAAGTAGGAAAGCTGGTTTACTCAGCTTATTACCAAAAGCGACATTCCAATGGCTATCGCAAAAATGCCAAATCTGACGCAGAATCGCAGTTTATAAGTCTGGCTTATGAGTTTAGCAAATCATTGCGTATTAAAGCTGAGTTAGGACGTTCATCCTACGTATATCAAATTCCCGGCCCGCTGACCGACGCCATGTTCAATGCCGATCCGCGGCAGTCGACCCGTTCCAGAAATTATTTTAACCCCGACATTTACATTCCATCCCTTGTTCTGGATTGGCAAATTAGCCCTAACACGCAGTTAAAATTTACCAGTTCAGGCGTTTACGGAGCCAGGAACAGCGTTATGTTTGATGCATTTGCCAATGTTCCCGACACGATCAATTCTTTAACAAAGTCTTATAAAGCGCGGCAGGTGGACATTGATAATTTCAAAAGCTTCACTTCCGAGCTGCGGATTTTACATCATTATGACATTGCGGGGTTTAAAAATGTGCTTTCGGGCGGTGTGCAACTCATGCATAACAAACTGCGCAGAAGGCAATTGGGAAAAGGGACCACCGGCAGCGATTTCGATCTCACATTAACAGATCCAGCATTTGGCCGCGACCTTTATATGAAGACCAATAATGTGGCGCTGTTTCTGGAAAACATGATTTACCTCACGCCACAATGGACCGTTTCGCCAGGATTGCGTTATGAAAACGGCGCCACCGATATGACGGGAACCATCAGTTATTACAATCCCCAAAATCTCCCAAACAAGATCAAACACAGCTTCCCGCTTTTGGGCATCAGCACACAATACAGGCTCGACGCACAAAACCGCATTTACGGAGGCATTTCACAAGCTTACAGGCCCGTTGTCTTCAAAGACATTATTCCGGGATCTGTTTGGGAAAAAGTAGATAAAAATCTGAAAGACGCTTACGGGTACAATGCAGAAGCAGGCATCAGCGGCGGCACGAAAAACCTGCATTACGACATAGGCGTTTTCCAAGTCTTGATTAATAACAGAATGGGAACGGTCTCCATGCGGGAAGGCGCAAATGCATACATTCTGCGCACTGTCACCGGCGACACGCGTACACGCGGGGTGGAAGCATATATTGAATACATTCCCTTGCGCATTGAAACCTCATCAACGCCTACTGAACTGTCCTTTTTTACGTCAACATCCTATTTTGATGCACAGTATATCAAAGGAAATGCAGTTGTGAACAACGAAAACACAAGCGTAGCAGGCAACAAAGTCGAAGGCGTCCCTACCTGGATTTCCCGCAATGGCGTGCAGCTTTTGTACAAAAAACTGTCCGTAACCTGTCAATACAGCTACGTAAGTTCCAATTTCGCCAATCCGCTGAACACAGTTGAACCGTCCGCTAATGGCACAATCGGAAAAGTGCCCGGCTACGGCCTGCTTGACTTGAATGCAACATTGCATATCAACAGCAATTACACATTGCGAGCAGGTGTGAACAATGTTACGGACAAGCAATATTTTACCAAAAGACCCACCATGTATCCAGGCGCAGGTGTTTGGAGTTCCGATGGCAGGAGTTTTGGGTTGTCGTTTGGGATTAAGATTTAA